One Thiocapsa sp. genomic window, CTGCTCGCCCAAGGTGCCGGCGAGATCCTGAGCGCACTGCAGGAGCCGTGATGCCCGCGCCCTGTGATCTCGGCGGGCGCGGCGTCTTGGTGACCCGGCCCGCGGCCCAAGCGGATGGCCTCTGCCGTTTGATCGAGGCGGCCAACGGTCGCGCGATCCGCCTGCCCAGCATCGAGATTGCGCCGGCCGCCGATCCGCGCGAGGCAGCCGCACGGCTGGCGCAGTCCTGGGACATGCTCTATTTCGTCAGCCCGAACGCGGTCGAGCAGGCGCTCGCCTTGGTGCCGGACGGCTCCTGGTCACGGGTTGCGGCGGTCGCTGCCGTCGGGCGAGCGACCGCACAGGCACTGACCGACGCGGGGCGTGCGCCGGAGCTGGTCCCGGAGCAGCGCTTCGACAGCGAGACCCTGCTCGCGATGCCCGAGCTGGCCGACATGCGCGGCCGCCGGGTGCTGATCGTGCGCGGCGAAGGCGGGCGTACCCTGTTCGCCGATACGCTGCGCGCCCGCGGCGCCGAGGTGCTTTTTGCCGAGGTTTACCGTCGGGTGCGTCCGACGTTCGATCCCGCATCCCTGCTGTCGCGCTGGACCGAGACCGTCGCCGCTGTCACCGCGACCAGCGACGAGGTCATGCTGAATCTGATGGAGATGCTCGGTCCCGAGGGACGTGCTCCCTTGCTCGCCACGCCCTTGGTGGTCGTGGCGGAACGCACGGCGGAGAAGGCCAGTGGGTTGGGTTTCATGCAGGTTGCCGTGGCCGAGCGCGCCGAGGATGCGGCGATCGTGCGGGCCTTGTGTGCGCTGGATCCGGCTGGGGCCGGTTGAAACAAATGCAGCACGGCAGATGTGTCGAAACCGTTCGTTGTCGTTGTCGTAATCGACCATCGATACGACTACGACTACGACTACGACCACGATTGCGACAACGACAACGACAACGACAACGACAATGATCTCGGACGGTCTCGGAATCTCTGCACTGCTCCACTAGGCCGCGGTCAGCCGGATGCGGGGTCGATGGTTTGCGCAGCACTCCTCTTCGGCTCGGTGTCGTCCGGGCCGGGTAGCCAGAGTGCGAGGGTCCGGTAGAGCTCGACGGTGTCGATCGGCTTGGCCAGGTGGTCGTTCATGCCCGCTTCCCGGGCGTCGTTGCGATCGGCCTCCATCACCGCCGCAGAGAGTGCAATGATCGGAAGATCGGGACGCATCGGACGAATCCGCCGCGTGGCCTCGAAGCCGTCCATGATCGGCATCTGTAGATCCATGAGGACGAGGTCGAAGTCCCGTGACGTCGCCAGCTCGACCGCCTCGACACCGTTTTCGGCCAGGGTCACGACGGCGCCGGTGCGCTGAAGCATGCGTTTTGCGACCTCCTGGTTCAATGCATTGTCTTCCACCAGCAGGATCGCTGAACCGGTAAAGGAGGGCGTCGCAGGCCGGGCCGATCGCGCGGGCTTGCCGGGTTGCGGCTTTCCGTCACGCGCTTCGAGCAGGGTGTCGAGCAGGGCCGATGCGGTGACCGGTTTGCCCAGGAAACCCTTGAGCCCCCTGCGGTCTTTCGGCAAGTCGTCGCGGTTGTAGCCGCTGACGATGATCGCCGGTGCCGCGGCACCGGTCAGGACGCCCTCTTGGCGCAATCGGAAGAGCTGCCGGACGGCCTCCAGCCCGTCGATCTTGCCGGGCATCTTCCAGTCCATGAGGATGAAATCGAAGGCCATGCCGGCCCGTTCGGCCTCGATGACGGCCTGCACCGCAGCGGCCCCGCTCGCGGCCTCCTCGACCCGGCATCCCCAACTTTCCAGGATCTCGCGGAGCACGGTTCTGGCGACGGCGTGGTCGTCGACGACCAGGACTCGGGAGCCGCTGATCTCTCGGGTATTGCCCAGTCCGGTGTCCTCGCGCGAGACCGGCAGGAGCAGATCGAATGAAAAGACACTGCCCTCTCCGGGCAAGGAGGCGACCTCGAGCGTGCCCCCCATGCGTTCGACCAGTTTGCGGCTGATCACCAGCCCAAGGCCCGTGCCGCCGTATTTGCGTGTCGTAGAGCTGTCGGCTTGCGAGAAGGCCTGGAACAGGCGATCGACCTGCCCCGGGTCCATGCCGATCCCGGTGTCCGAGACCTCGCAGCGCAGGCGAACCTGATCGGTATCCCCGCCCAGTCGGGTGATCCGAACCTCGACGGTCCCCTGCTCGGTGAATTTCAGCGCATTGGCGAGCAGGTTGGTCAAGACCTGGCCCAGACGCAGCGCATCGCCGAGCAGGGTCCGATGGACCTCGGGCGACACGCGGAAGACCAGCTCGAGGCCCTTCTCGCCCGCCGCCGAGCCGAAGAGCGTGGCCATCTGCTCGAGGAGTTGGTCCACGCGGAATGGACGGGACTCCAGCTCCAGCTTGCCCGCCTCGATCTTGGAATAATCCAGGATGTCGTTGATGATTCGGAGCAGCAGGCGCGAGGAGCCGTAAATCTTACCCAGATAGTCGCGCTGCTCCTCGTTCAGATCGGTTCCCAACAGGATCTGGCTCAGCCCGATCACGGCGTTCATCGGTGTGCGGATCTCGTGGCTCATGTTCGCCAGGAACTCGCTCTTGGACCGGCTCGCGGCCTCCGCTTGCTCGCGGCTGAGTCGCAGTGATTCCTCCGTCTCGCGTCGTTTCTGAACGTTCACGAGCATTTGCGCGAACACCGTCAACAGTCGCTGCTCGGTATCGGAATAGCGATGGTGTTTGCGCACCGAATCGAAACCCACGAACCCTCGGCAGCGCGGCCCGTCCATCATCGGCACGGCGATCGCGCTTTTGATTCCTTGGGGCTCGAGCACCTGTCTGACGCTGCTCTCGGGCGCAAGCGAGAGCACGTCGGGGACGTAGACGGTGCCGCCTGTCCGATGGGTCGCGACCCAATCGGAGACCAGGTCGGTCGGAACGGCCTGCAAGGTGTCGATCTGCGGCTCGACCCCGGGTGCGCACCATTCGTGGGTATTGATGACGATGTGCCGTTCGACATCGTAGTCGAAGAGGTAGGCCCGATCCGCACCGACGAAATCGCCCAGATGCCCCAGCGAGGTCTCGATGACCGAATCGACCCGGTCCAGCGGCAGGCTGATATAGGTCGCGGAGATCTCCATCAAGAGATCCTGTAAGCGGGTCTCTCTCTGCAGCGCCTTTTCGCTGTCCTGAAGGCGGGCGAAGGTGTCCAGACGCTTGATGGTGCTGCCGATGACCTGCACGAGAAGCTGCAGCAGACCGAGGTCGTTTTCCGCCCACGCATGTCCGGGGCGAAGGGTGTCGAAGCCGACGAAGCCGCCGAGCCTCCCGCCGCTGTCGACCATGGGCAGGCAGAGTAGCGACTGGATGCCTTGGGCCGAAAACTCCGCTTTTTCAGGGGTCGCCTCTTCCGGCAGATCGTCCACGTCGGGGATCAGGACCGGCTCGCCGGCGGCCATTCGGGCCTTCCACCA contains:
- a CDS encoding uroporphyrinogen-III synthase encodes the protein MPAPCDLGGRGVLVTRPAAQADGLCRLIEAANGRAIRLPSIEIAPAADPREAAARLAQSWDMLYFVSPNAVEQALALVPDGSWSRVAAVAAVGRATAQALTDAGRAPELVPEQRFDSETLLAMPELADMRGRRVLIVRGEGGRTLFADTLRARGAEVLFAEVYRRVRPTFDPASLLSRWTETVAAVTATSDEVMLNLMEMLGPEGRAPLLATPLVVVAERTAEKASGLGFMQVAVAERAEDAAIVRALCALDPAGAG